In Gemmatimonadales bacterium, the DNA window ACGGGTACACGTCCACCGGCGCGCCGTCCACGGCGCCGCCGGCCACGCGCACGAGCAGGTCCAGCGCGCGCGCGAGGTGGTCGGCCTGCGCCCCGTGATCGGCGCCGCGCTCGAAGCGCTGGCTGGCCTCGGTCGCCAGGCCGACGGCCCGGCTCGTGGCGCGGGTGCGCTTGGGATCGAAGTACGCGCACTCGAGCAGCACGTCGGTGGTCGAGGTCGAGACCTCGCTGGTGGACCCGCCCATCACGCCCGCGATCCCCTGCGCCTCGCGCGCGTCCGCGATCACGGTCATGGCCGGCGTCAGGGTGCGCCGCACCCCGTCGAGCGTGACGATGGCTTCCCCGGAGCGGGCCCGCCGGGCCACCAGCGCCGGCCCGGCCACCTTCGCCAGGTCGTAGGCGTGCATCGGCTGCCCGACCTCGAGGAGCAGGTAGTTGGTCGCATCCACGACGTTGTTGATCGCGCGCACGCCGGCGGCCTCGAGCCGCATGCGGAGCCACGGGGGCGAGGGGCGGATCGTGACGCCGCGCAGGACGGCGGCGGTGAACCGGGGGCAGCCCTCCGCGTCCTCGATCGCGATCCGCACGCCGGCCGTCTCGCCGGCCGCGCCGGCGGCGCGAACCGCCCGCGGCGCCGCGGCCGCGGCGTCGGCGAACGCCGGCAGCCGCACCGGCCGGCCGAGCACGGCGGCCAGATCGCGGGCCAGGCCCAGGTGGCTCAACAGGTCGGGCCGGTTGGGCGTCACGTCGAGCTCGAGCCGCGTGTCGGCCACCGGGACGGCGTCGAGGAACGGCGTGCCGGGCGCGGCCGTGGTCTCCAGCTCCAGGATGCCCTCGTGGTCGTCGCCGAGCCGCAGCTCGCGCGCCGAGCACAGCATGCCCTCCGAGAACTCGCCCCGGATCTTCCGCCGCTCCAGCACCACGCCGCCCGGCAGCGTGGTGCCGACGGCCGCGAACGGGTAGCGGCGGCCCGCGGTGACGTTCTTCGCGCCGCAGACCACCGAAACCACCGGGCCGCCCGCGTCCACCCTGCACAGCGACAGGCGGTCGGCGTTGGGGTGGCGCGCGACCTCGAGCACCTGGGCCACCACCACCTGCGCGAGGTCGTGGTGCAGCGGCTCGACGGCGTCCACCGGCACGCCGAGCATCGGGAGGCGCTCCAGGGCCTGGCGCGCGTCGAGCGGCACACCCAGCAGATCGGAGAGCCAGCGGAGCGAGGCCTTCACACCGAGTCCACGAACTGGCGGTGGAAGCGCATGTCGGCCTCGAACAGCAGCCGGATGTCGGGGATGCCGTAGCGCACCATCGCCGCCCGGTCGAGTCCCATGCCGAAGGCCCAGCCGGTGTAGCGCTCCGGGTCCACGCCCACGTTCTCGAACACCGCGGGGTCCACCATCCCGCAGCCGAGGATCTCCATCCACCCGGTGCCCTTGCAGGCCGGGCAGCCGGAGCCGTGGCACAGCTGGCACTCCACGTCCACCTCGGCCGACGGCTCGGTGAACGGGAAGAACGAGGGGCGGAAGCGCACGTTCACGCCGGCCGCGAAGAACCGGCGCGCGAAGAACGTGATCGCGGCCTTGAGATCGACGAAGCTGATGCCCTCGTCCACGCACAGCCCTTCGACCTGCGTGAACACCGGCGCGTGCGAGGCGTCGAACGGGTCGCGCCGGTAGCAGCGCCCGGGGATGGTGACCCGGATGGGCGGCCGGTAGGCCTCCATCACGCGGATCTGCACCGGCGAGGTGTGGCTCCTCAGGAGCGCGCCCGTGCCGAGGTAGAAGGTGGGCTGCATGTCCAGCGCCGGGTGCCCGGGCGGGAAGTTCAGCGCGGTGAAGTTGTTGCGCTCGGTCTCGGCCTCGGGGCCCACGGCGCGCGTGAACCCGAGCTCGTGGAAGATCTCGCAGATCTCGGTGGCGACGAGGGTGACCGGGTGGAGGGCGCCGCGCCAGGCCGGCCGCGCCGGCATCGTCAGGTCGCCGGCCGGCGGGGCGGCCCGGGCCGCGTGCTCGGCCTCGGCGGAGGCCAGCAGCTGCTCGATCGCGGCCTTGGCGTCGTTGGCCGCCTGGCCGACGGTCCGCCGCGCCTCGGCCTCCAGGGAGGGAAGCGCCTTGAGAATGGCGGACACGCGGCCCGCCTTGCGGCCCAGGTAGTCGGTCTTGAGCCGCTGCAGCGCGTCGCCGTCCGCGGCGGAGCGGATCTGCTGCTCCGCTTCGGCCTTGAGGCCGGCGAGCGCGGCGACGAGGTCCGCCGCCCGGTCGCTCACCGCGCCGGACGCAGGCGGCCCGGGAGTCGTCTCGGGCTCTGCGCCGCCCGAGCGATGCGGACGGTCACTGGGTGCCACCGGCTAGGAGCCGGTCTTGGCCAGCTCCGTGAGCTTGGCGAACGCCTGGGGATCCTTCACCGCCAGGTCCGCGAGGACCTTCCGGTTGATCTCGACGCCCGCCTTCTTCAGCCCGTTCATGAACACGTTGTACGACAGGTCGTGCAGGCGGGCGGCGGCGTTGATCCGGGTGATCCACAGGCGCCGGAACTGCCGCTTCTTCTGCTTGCGGTCCCGGTAGGCGTAGGCCCACCCGCGCTCGACGGTCTCCTTGGCGGCCTTCCACAGCTTGCTGCGGCCGCCACGGTTTCCGCGCGCCTCCTTCATGATCTTGTTCTTGCGCTTGAGGCGCGTGACGTTGCTCTTGACGCGAGGCATGGCTCCCTCTCCCTACGCCGTGATGAGGCCGCGCAGACGCCGCTCGTCGGCGTGCGAGGCCACCGCGGCCTTGCGGAGGTGCCGCTTCCGCTTGGCCGACTTCTTCGTGAGGATGTGGCTCTTGTAGGCCTTGCGGCGCCGCACCCGGCCCTTGCCGGTGAGCCGGAACCGCTTGGCCGCCGCCTTGTTCGTCTTCTTCTTCACCGCGCTTCTCCCGTGCGCGCGCGCCCGGCCCGGCGGGCCCGGCGCCGCGTCATTTCGGCGTGAGCAGCATCGTCATGTTCCGGCCCTCGAGCTTGGCCTCCTGCTCCAGCTTGGCCACGTCCCCCAGCAGCTCGGAGACGCGGTCCAGGACTTCCCGGCCCAGCTCGGGGTGGGCCATCTGCCGGCCCCGGAACATCATCGTCACCTTCACCTTGTTGCCTTCCGCGAGAAACTCCCGCGCGTGCCGGCACTTGAACTCGAAATCGTGGTTGTCGATCCCCGGCCGGAACTTGATCTCCTTGAGCTGGATCGAGTGCTGCTTCTTCTTGGCCGCCCGCGCGGCCTTGGCCTGCTCGAACTTGAACTTCCCGTAGTCCATGATGCGGCACACCGGGGGCCGCGCCGTCGGAGCTACCTCGACGAGGTCGAGACCGCGGGCCACCGCGGCCGCGAGCGCCTCGTCCACCGCCATGATCCCCAGCTGGGCCCCGTCGGGCGCGATCACCCGGACGGGACTGATGCGGATCATGCGATTGATGCGTACTCGGTTCTTGCTGTCCGGCGTTGGTTTTTCG includes these proteins:
- a CDS encoding phenylalanine--tRNA ligase subunit alpha is translated as MSDRAADLVAALAGLKAEAEQQIRSAADGDALQRLKTDYLGRKAGRVSAILKALPSLEAEARRTVGQAANDAKAAIEQLLASAEAEHAARAAPPAGDLTMPARPAWRGALHPVTLVATEICEIFHELGFTRAVGPEAETERNNFTALNFPPGHPALDMQPTFYLGTGALLRSHTSPVQIRVMEAYRPPIRVTIPGRCYRRDPFDASHAPVFTQVEGLCVDEGISFVDLKAAITFFARRFFAAGVNVRFRPSFFPFTEPSAEVDVECQLCHGSGCPACKGTGWMEILGCGMVDPAVFENVGVDPERYTGWAFGMGLDRAAMVRYGIPDIRLLFEADMRFHRQFVDSV
- the pheT gene encoding phenylalanine--tRNA ligase subunit beta; translated protein: MKASLRWLSDLLGVPLDARQALERLPMLGVPVDAVEPLHHDLAQVVVAQVLEVARHPNADRLSLCRVDAGGPVVSVVCGAKNVTAGRRYPFAAVGTTLPGGVVLERRKIRGEFSEGMLCSARELRLGDDHEGILELETTAAPGTPFLDAVPVADTRLELDVTPNRPDLLSHLGLARDLAAVLGRPVRLPAFADAAAAAPRAVRAAGAAGETAGVRIAIEDAEGCPRFTAAVLRGVTIRPSPPWLRMRLEAAGVRAINNVVDATNYLLLEVGQPMHAYDLAKVAGPALVARRARSGEAIVTLDGVRRTLTPAMTVIADAREAQGIAGVMGGSTSEVSTSTTDVLLECAYFDPKRTRATSRAVGLATEASQRFERGADHGAQADHLARALDLLVRVAGGAVDGAPVDVYPSPIPPVTVFLRDRRVSHLLGVEVPRPEIERVLTALGCVVGPREDRLAVQVPTFRPDLTREVDLIEEIARIVGYDRFPDEMRPQRAGVVPDAPAEQLATRLRGSLTALGLHEAITASLGPRHDERCVELANPLSQDEGYLRAALLPGLVRRCEHNWRMQQRDVRLFEIGNVFFRSPDPLPVEELHVAAVISGARRPPHWSDAAPPDVELFDVKLLLEAAVAQGRPGAVVVPAEDGGRLVAKEPGGRQVGWAGELAGDRPAWGARLYGFELELEAAAAAPVRFRPLPAWPAVEQDVALVLPDGLAAAGVEAALRAGAGPLLETLWPFDEYRGAPLQAGTRSVAWRLVFRAADRTLRDADVEAAVTGALAEVERRHGVRRREA
- the infC gene encoding translation initiation factor IF-3 gives rise to the protein MRILEKPTPDSKNRVRINRMIRISPVRVIAPDGAQLGIMAVDEALAAAVARGLDLVEVAPTARPPVCRIMDYGKFKFEQAKAARAAKKKQHSIQLKEIKFRPGIDNHDFEFKCRHAREFLAEGNKVKVTMMFRGRQMAHPELGREVLDRVSELLGDVAKLEQEAKLEGRNMTMLLTPK
- the rplT gene encoding 50S ribosomal protein L20 yields the protein MPRVKSNVTRLKRKNKIMKEARGNRGGRSKLWKAAKETVERGWAYAYRDRKQKKRQFRRLWITRINAAARLHDLSYNVFMNGLKKAGVEINRKVLADLAVKDPQAFAKLTELAKTGS
- the rpmI gene encoding 50S ribosomal protein L35: MKKKTNKAAAKRFRLTGKGRVRRRKAYKSHILTKKSAKRKRHLRKAAVASHADERRLRGLITA